AATGAAAGGaactaaaatttttgttttctgcCCGTAACTTAAGCCACGCCAATTCAACACAATTCAACAAAACCCACTGAGCTCCACACCCCTCCCTCAGACTGCTAAAACCCAActtttttaaaaccataaacttGCAAttgaaacgaaaaaaaaaaaaaatcaaagttcaAAATTATAACACCAGCGTTATAAGTAAATCAAAGCACAAGCACACTTCACCGGCGAGCGCAGAGACATACATGACTACAATTACAAATGCATAAAAACATGCCCATaaaaaagcataaatatatggTGCACCTGGCGAGGACAGACAAGCGAGGAGCCCAAGGAGCAGGGGTACCGGTGCTGGGTCGATCCGGAACCGAATTTTGAAGAAAGGATCGGCGGTTCTCTGAGAGAGGAGTGATGGGAGAATGAAGTACAGTGTGCCCCTGATTCCGCTCGTTTCGAGAGCTGACATTGGACCTCCTTATTCCAGGAGAGAACATTTTGGTCGCTCCCAGAGAAGAGAGGCGACAGCAATTTCGGGGTTTAGGGCTTTTGAACTTTTGAAAGTTGGAGTGAGAGAGTTTGGAGTTTGGGCGAGCTGTACGATGGGAACGATCAGCTGTGCTCGACTTCAGGGTATTCTACTAAATTAcgtttttccttaaaaataaaaaataaaaaatttattcatcaacTCACGTACATATTGCACAGCACacattttaccttttttttttaatttttttttctcttacaaatAGGTTACATATGGAtaataatgaattaaattagtttagaaaaaataaaaccaaaaataaattcactagcattaattttttttaaaaatatttaaaaaatgaaaacaaaatccaCACTTGGTCAAACCGAATGGAATTGCAAATTAGCATTTTTCATTCGAAATTCATTTACAACAAACATTATTTTCGttgcataatttgatttgaaagattaaaatttatcttttaaatcaaattatatcgaGTGAATGGTGTGTGATGTAAAAGTTTCAATCAACACTAAAATCTTgattcattttagatttttactAATGTTTCAATTTCCAATTCTATTATGTAACAAGTTTTGGATAAATCTTTTTAGAAAATACAAATAAAGTTTTAATAACTTGAAAAACCCCCACTTTTGGATAATTCTAATCATGCTCAAAATCATCTTTAGTTGCaagctttattttatttttttttaatttgttaaatttggaaaattataaatttgattgtTGTTGGAATTTACTTCCATTCATTATAGGATTATTTTATTTGGGGACTTAAAAATAGGATATAGAATTTGATACTTAAAAGAAGTATTCGATTAGGTGCATAAATGATAGATAAATGGATttcatatttcttatttaatgaCACAGAAGAACTCTTTCAAATTAACCCAATTGACACCAAGAATTATTATTAGGAAACCATGGAATTTCTGGCCCGATTGCTGCTCAAAATTTCAGACTAAGCCCATGCCAAAGGAAAAGAACCCTTCAGCCTCTATTTGCTTTCTTCACGTTTCTTCCCCCTCCAAAGCACACGAAAAATAGACTTCCTCACTGGCAATTGTGATTTTTTGACCTTTTTGTCGTGTCATCTTTCTGAACAACGGGGTACTTCTATTGCAGTTCACGTGGCTAAAGATGAGATACTCAGATGGAGGATTAATGAACTAACGTGTGGATGGCTTGGAATGACTTTGATTTGTGTATTTTTAAGCAGACTGCGAAAACCTTGTTTGTATTATCAAACTTATTGGGTGGAGTTGGTAACATAATCTAGGAAGTTTTTCTCAAATGTGTTTTTCATCCACAGGCCAGCCAAAGTGGCAATTACTTTTCACTACTTTTTACTcttattcactactatttaatattttattattattttttcacaacTTTCTTACGACAATGCCACCACTCGCAAAAATatgcttttcttttctgttcttGAAGGTCTTTAGAGTAAATGCATCAACATAAAGGCAGAAGATATGGGAAATGGATAGTTTAGCAAAGTCTGTCTATATAAAGCTTATTTTTCTCCTTCTTTAGTGTATTGTTAAGCAAAGTAAAGCATTCATGCACAGATTCTTTaaaatggggggggggggggggggtgtattCAATTTTGTAACATCAATTATATAACTGACACAAGGACACTCCCTATCTCAAACCCGTGAgatgaaaattctcaaaatttcttcttggtatcagagcttaaTAGGTTGATAAAGAGATTTCTTCCAATATTATATCCTTAACAGGCCTTTTACTGTGAAGGCAAAGTAAGTATCAGTACCGTTTTATAGAAGGTTGATTACTTAAACACGGCTTTCATCGTCTTCTTGTCCACAGATTTGGACAATTTACAACTATTAAAAACAACAGATTAAAGTATTAAACACATAAAACGGCTTGTATGTGAAACATAGCTCTCTAGAAGAGAACAAACAGGCGACCTTGCCAGATTCATGacaccaaaaaaacaaaggaaaaggggtttgggggggggggggggggggggggggtttgttTTTTCCTACTTTCTGTCCTacataaagaaaattaaaaaccaaaaaaattacatacaTATTAGAGCTGATCTTGCATCACGGTTCCAGCTTCAAGGAAACAACTCGTGACTTTCTGTTGTGTTTCGCCACCTTGACAAAGAATACCGAGAGGCAAGATGGAGCCCACCATGGCCGGCGGACCTTTTGTTCCCCTTTCAGGCAAGCCACTGGAGATGCAGTACATTTTATTACATACAACTCATAAATAGATTACAGTCCAAGATAAAACAAGGTCCTCAATCAGCACACAATTTTTGTTCCTCCAGAAAACTACATTTTAATATCTACTAAAGGAATACTGCCTCGGTAACAACGACAAATAAACCAACAatagtttgaaagaaaaatagtatGCGTCATTTGCAATTGAAGTTGAAGTTGTTATGAGAGAAAAATGGCACTACTAAGAAAATCTTGTTGTTGTCTTTAATTTTGGAAAAACTTTATACGTCGAGATTATTGTAGAAGAAATACTCTATAAACTGCTAAATACTATATACTCAGTGAAGTACTGAAGTTAGGTGCATTTGGCTTATAACATCTAGAGAAGGTGAGACTGGTATATGTGGCAAAGTACAGAAACCATGTCTCAGGAATACTCTTCCAAAACACCATGACTGTAGGTTTATAAATGACACATTATAAGGTTgttgtgaaaataataataataataatgacaaCGTTGTtatgaaaaacacaaaacataACAAAACGGAAAGGCTTCTTCAAGAAAAGAGTACCAACCTAATTAGATATCTCTCACAATAACACTTCTAAAATGTAGCaggatttattaaattttctcaCATTGGAGAAACTTCTTACTGACACCACTATGAAGGCCACAATTTTTTAGCGCAAGCATCTTGCCCCCAATGAAAatatacacagagagagagagagagagagagagagagagagagagagagagagacctttaATCCGCCTGAGCTCCTTGCACAGAGTGATGAAGTCTCCCCATTTCATGTGGCATCGTCTTATAAACCGTAGAATCTGCTCAGTAGTAAACATGGACATGCCTTCCAGGTATTCTCCATTGACaccattttctttaaatatcTGCCGGTAACTACCAAGATTTATCTCTTCCAACCACAAACCAACATCCTGGAAAGACAGAAAAGGAATTGTGCATGATATATGTCAGTTAGCCATATTTCactatgttttcttttctttctttcttttatccaTGAGAGTCACAAATGAGTCACCAAGTCTTCAGAATAGCAGTAAATAAGCTTATTTCCAAGTTCATTTCTGTCAGCAAATAATGTTCAGCTAAATTTCTTAGAATTTACACAGACAAGTAAATGAAACAAAAGCATATTTCTActtatctcattattttataaGGATTCACAAGGCTGCTGACTGTATCCTATCATGAACCCTTTGTAATGTCAATGCGGTGACTGCTACATATGTCACAAATAAGAGAGAGAACCATCACTACCAACTTAGTTCAAAGCACTTCCCATTGGCAAGaagaaacatatatttttaatcatcatGAGCAACTTCCTTGAAATCTTTATCCCGTTACAGTGCTTATATCTAGGTATTCTCTACCTGATTGAAAACACTAGAGACATGTTCATCTTATAGGGCACTTGCAGGAATTTTCAACACCCTCATGGTGATCCAAATCTTCCTTCCATGCCACTCTAGCAACATTGTCTAACACTACTTCTAATGGTGATGAACTACAATCAATTGAACGAACTTCTGTCATCTTTATCCCCATAATTATTTCCTCTTAGTCCACTTTCAGTAGCCAAGCGTGTCTTCGTAGGAGATCCTAATTTCTATGAAGCCGAAGCTAATACCTAACCCATGTATCTTTCAATTTCTAAGCACGTATCCAAGACGATTTGAATCCATCCATTATGTGGTAGATACGTGCTATGGTAACACAGAAACTAGGTAGTTATAACATAAGAACGAAAGCAATGTATCAAGTATTATGTGAGAGCTCAGTAGCTTTTGCACACTAAACCAATAATTGCAACACCTAAAAGCATTACCTTACAATTACAATTAGACAGCTTGAatgtatgattaaaaaaatctcCTTTCCAATGAACTGAGTAGGGTCCTCAGGTGtgtcatttcctatcaatccaaGTTGTTGGAAAAGTAAAATTTGACAAGCATGTTATGACAATGAAGTAATGTATCCATGTACCCTACCAGTCCCAGTTGTTGGAAAAGCAAACTTTGACAAGCAGGTTGACAATGAAATAAAGTGTCATGTGTCAATCCACAAGCTCAAAATAGGTATGCACAGATTGCTATATTACCATAAGGGCCTTAACCAAATCCCATGCTTGTATGCAATTAGAGATTGATAAATGGCTAAACCATACTTCAGTTTTAACGTATAAGGAAAATTCTAAGTTttccttaaaataaaaaaattccaatTTCATTTGTGCAAGTCTTTATTGTAAGAAACATAATCCTTCTGTCAAGATCAATGACCAGTCCATCAAAAAGATTGATGACATGGCTCATTTCAGTCATCCATTTTTTCATGGATCACCACGTTTTTGGATGAATGGACTATACTGCTCAAAATTTATAAAGGCAAAACCTATTAGAACATTATACAGTCTCAGGACTACAGTAGAACGTATTGTGTATTCAGGGACCAAAAACATTGTCTATTCTTGTTAATttaatcaaaatcaatacaacctTCTTTCTGTTATTAGAATCGTTGAATAATACTTTATGACATCAGGATCATcaaccaaaattaaactttcGCGTTCATGCTTGCTCCATTACATAACTATCAAAACGAACAACTTTATACCGAAATTTCAACCAATATCCAAAATCCCAATCAAACTTAAAAccataacataaaataaaataaatccagaATTTTGACAATCAATTACTGTACACCAACGAGCAATCAAGCAAGAAGAATCAATTTACCAAGAACCAGCAATGCACAAGAATCTCAAACAAGCAATTCTACTGTATCCCCCGGGAAAcccataaaaattaaacaagatCTACTTGAGAGCAGAAGACCAAAATTATTagaaccagagagagagagagagagagagagagtacctcAACAGTCCAAATGAAGAAATCCAGAGGCTCAGGTGCGTGTTCTTTGCTCATTTCCCGAATCAATCCCCCAAAATTACCTAAATCATTTGAAACAAAACAGAGACCTAAGACCTCAAATTCAATTGAATTTCAACTCAGgaccaaaacaagaaaaaaggaagCCTTTTCTTTAACATGAGCTCTACTAAATTCCCTAGGAAACAAAAGGAgagaaaacaaaattgaaaattggtaataatccaaacagtcATAGTAATGAGAGGTAGTCATAAGATCCCTATTACTTTGTTTCTCTTACTTCAGTCTCATTTTTCTAAAATGGGGGAAACAAACGAATACTGTAAAAGAGAAAGGTGAAAGTGATTACCTACCGTGAGAGAATGGTCAGTGTGTAGAAAATATGAGGTATAAAATTTCTACATTTGAGGGATAAGGCTTTCACTcacagtgagagagagagagagggggggagaGAGTTTGGTTTCGGCCATTTTTGTGAGTCTCGAATATTAATGGGGATTGATGGATTGGATGGGTTATTGGGTCTCTCTTTTTAACTAATACAGTGAATCAGTAATCACTCACTTTTTAGCCTTTCTGCTCAGAATTATATGCATATGCTGATGCTCTGCCCTTGCTTCTCTTTCTTAAGGcttattgaatcaaataaaatcaatgCTAAGGCTAAGCAATCATCTATGGGCTAAACCATGGAAGATCAGAAGTCAGAACTCCAGAGAATCTCAAGCTGTGTGTTTCTCTtgaaatcaagtttttttttttttttttttttttttctgcttaaaAAGCCAATTAATGACAAAAACTAGATTAAATGTAAATCTCATATacgacataaaaataaacttttaaacaaGCTGTGTTTTATGTGGGGGCAAAAGGTTGTCCTTTCGGTACCCCTCCTATATTAAAAAGTGATTAATTTATGCATCAGAAATCGTAATGATTCTATGCCCGATTTATCAAACGAAATCACATAAACACGTCCATCCTAAAGGAGTGTAGGTTGGTCCCACGTGGGCCAACCATGACTTCACTCTGAGCTTATGCATCCAGAAGATTATGATTTTGACAAGTGGGGCTCAACATGATTCTAGATCAAGACTGTCAATGGTTAGATGATGGAACAAACAGCATCCTTTGAGAGTACTGTGGATAGAGCTAGGTGAGGTATATATGCACCGATTGATGCCTAGCTTCCCATACATGTGCATGTGCAGCACGTGTAAACTAGCGTTGCTTGCGTTGCATTAACATTGTCCAGGaccactaatatatatatatatattgataatgtATAATAGAATGTTGACCTTAATTTCGTCACAGATGATGATAAATCAACATGGCCCAACCAAACACCAAAAGGGGTAAGAATCAAGATGTTTAGGCCATATATGTTGGAAAAACTCGGTGTTCCTTCTTACCTCCCAAAAAAAAGAGACTCTAGTTTTCCTTTGGTTAAATGGCACAAAGGGATGGGAACAGTTTTCTCAATGGTAAGCACTGCTGTATTCctcttttgtctttttcttttgttttcttctttggtAACTCTCCGAACTTTATACTACTTGATTCTCATAGCAAtgtcctctctctctcgtaaTAGGCAAAAGTTTTCTCAATATATACTCCATTAATGCCCACCTGGATGGACCTACCTACACTGAGACCAGTCCGGAGTACTTACTTATCCCCACCAAAAGATAAAAGTTCTTTTGTTTATTGTGGTTTCTGATATATATTGGCTCCCAAAAAAATTACACCAAGGGAAACTGTCTTGATCTAATATCCCTATTTGAGGGCTTGTCTGAAACAGTAAATGGTTCGGAATCTTGGGTACGAGtgccatatatacatacatatatatactgcATATATAGTGATAAAGTAACAGTAGTTCATGCATGGTTGGACAAGTCGCATGGTGTTAGCTAGGACAGAAGTAGTTGGTCTTAGAGGTAAACAACATCTTCTAATTTGATAGGATAAAAAGCAGTAGTAGTACTTCTTGGTCTCAGAGATAAACTACTGCAGCAGTCAAATGGACACGATTAACATCAATCATGAAGGCTTTTAATTCCAGTACTGCAATTGTAGTTTAGTGCATGGTATTTAAAACTCAACGTGTCCAGATCAACTCTGGTATCATATCTGTACTACTATATAAAGAAAATAGCAATCTTTTTTATATGGTAGTACTTATGATAATTttctattcatatataaatatatatatatatatatatatatattctaggtTAGTAAAACCGTACGTGGTTAaatggtttgaaaattttgaattagtaCTGCATGCAAGCCTGCCAAGTACAGTATCAATGATCAAAATTCgaataaataagttagaaaatatatatgttaagtaGCAGAATAAAGCTGACGATGGAGATCAAATGATGAggaataattatataataagaaGGAGCAcatgaaacaaatatatatatatatatatatacactcctGTTAATTAGGAAttatcatacatacatacatacatatatatatatatatataatcatgaaTCATGATCACGTACTCTTTTTTAATACGTGTACCAGTTGTTATTGGAATCATGAATTTCATGCTTAATTATCGGATTCCAATAATTTCTTAGGATCGAGGttaaacaaaatcataacaTTCATGTTTACACAAATAATTTACAACAACTTTAATTAGATTctaattattacatatataataatatataatgctCCAAATTAAGGAGGAGTAGTTGTTGAACCCGGCCCGAACATTAATCGTTTGGTAGGAAGCtgattgattttgaaaataaaataaaataaaataataaaatcttccaTTGCTGTTATAAACACGATCGACTTGCATGCGTCAAAAACTTGTTCTAATACTCCGCTAATTAGCTATTATAAAATTGCTTGTTTGTTGTAACACGATTAATTTGCTTTAATACAACCTCATCCGTTGAtctgagtttatatatatatatatactctacaatattagttaatattataatttgaacTCGGATAAGAATTTCTTTCTATATCTCTAtctatctattataataagtgtctattctacattaataataatgaacagtaattttcttttttgtattatatagtTACATTTTTATCCTTGAGttacttttacttttaaaccaataaaaaattCTGCTTTTACTTTTACGTTTTTGCCCTTGATCTTCTAATACCACAAGTATTAATTGCTAACATATTATAACAACAGAGCTGCTACGTACAAACGCCGCTACGTAAGCGGCATGTAAATGGTGCAGACGTGGCAAAACTtttatcagaaaaataaaataaaaatataaaatgtagacTTTCGAGAGTTCATATTTCAGACCCATTTTTTCGTCTTCCCCACAGCGCgctccatcttcatcttcttcatccaACTATGTTCGATTTCCTTCCTTCACTGTCCTCAAATCCTTTTCTTCTGTCCATTCTCTCTCCTTCCTCAATTGTCCCATCTCTCCCATTTGTTTTCCTTCAAAACTCAAATATCCCATTTCACagctcacaaaaaaaaaaaaaagtatgtgcCTTCTTCTgtaaaataagaata
This is a stretch of genomic DNA from Carya illinoinensis cultivar Pawnee chromosome 3, C.illinoinensisPawnee_v1, whole genome shotgun sequence. It encodes these proteins:
- the LOC122305476 gene encoding uncharacterized protein LOC122305476, which encodes MSKEHAPEPLDFFIWTVEDVGLWLEEINLGSYRQIFKENGVNGEYLEGMSMFTTEQILRFIRRCHMKWGDFITLCKELRRIKVACLKGEQKVRRPWWAPSCLSVFFVKVAKHNRKSRVVSLKLEP